TCTCTTCATGACCTCTGTGGATATGTGCTTGCAGCAATCCTCTACACTATCAAGTGCCTGTTCCAGCATCTGGTGATGCATATTGCATTCCAATGTCCCTGTTCCAAGGCTTGTACTGAACGCAGCGTCAACCATCTGTGTGCTCTCTCTAGCAAATCACGAATCAGGTTTATCTGTGAGGCTTCCAAGAAAGCAGTTGGTCTCAAATCAGAACAGCAAGTCTGGCTgggaaaggtgtgtgtgtgcatgtgcgtgcgtgcgtgtgtgtgcgcatgtgtGTACGTTAGGTTTTTAATATAAAAATAATTGGCCTACTGTTTACTactataaaaaattatatttaTTATCTGTTATCTATAGGCTGTAGATGTTGGTCAGAAGGCAAGCTTGTGTGTGCTCAAGTTCGCTAGAAAGTCTGTGGATCAGTTCTCCTTTGATTGGAGCAAAGTGGGAGATGATGACACAGCACCTGTTCTCAGCAAACCCAACACTGTGAGCTTCCCGAGTGTGAGAGAGGAGGACTTTGGTCACTACCAGTGTGAGGTGAAGGATGCAGCTGCTGGGAAAGTGCTCCTCACTCTCTACACAGCTCTCTACAAACACCAGTCAAGTCAGTTATCTAACCTCAAGTATCCCCGTTGTCCTTGATCCCATTTATCACATACTAAGTTCTGTACTTATTACATAACCTGTGTACACAGTGTTTACTTCCTCTGCCCCACAATCACAACAGAACTTTTACAACTGCCTAATTCCATTTACCATACACATAcaagtgtagctagctagggggccacttgtgtatgtgtgtgcattacattaactaccgtatagcgggtaattttcgagggctaaaatattcgttatttccgtgggcaagctgacctccacccTATGAAAAgtttaccatgcatgcaatgcagtacaGGGAATAAAGTCAGAGAAAAATTACCGTTTTCGATTGGTCCATGAATGCCATggatttttaccccacgagaATGAATATTACCTACTATCTATCTTACTTCCAATAAACAAAGTTGTAAATCCATGTATCATATATTCGGATTGCTAGTCGAAAGCCTTCAGTCTGGAAAATACCTACATCTCCTTTATTATGCACATTGCTTATAGTTATCGTAATTTTGTGCATTTTCAGCTGTATGCAGTTTGTCATAAAACAGGCCGCTTTCAATGCAAtatgtacttttgtgtgtgtaggatcGTCACAAGAGGAACATCCTAGCAAAAACCAAACAACAGTAGAAATTGCACAACGGGCGTCCATTGTTTTGACTGGAGATGATATTCCAACAATTTGTGAGAAGCTGAGAAGTGCCAGCAAGAATTGGTTCAACTTTGGACTGGCCCTCGGGGTGAACTATTACGAGATGGAGAATATTCAAGATCGATACCAAGATAACGATCGCCGCCTAATGAAGGTGGTAGCCAAGCGCCTTGAAGTCACTGATCCAGAACATCcgatgacatggccttacatatgTGAATGTCTAAGGAGGCCTACTGTTGAGCGTAACGATGTAGGTAAACAAATCGAAGTATTAGGACTATGTGGTTGAACATCACACAACACAAACTAGTAACATTCTTTTTTTATGATCTATCCTATTAAGCACTCAAAAATTGTAATAGAATCGTAACGTAAGCAGAACAATACTGTAGTATGAGTGacaggcaattcttgcaggcaca
This is a stretch of genomic DNA from Halichondria panicea chromosome 1, odHalPani1.1, whole genome shotgun sequence. It encodes these proteins:
- the LOC135335890 gene encoding uncharacterized protein LOC135335890, which codes for MKKKPQSASSTLHCIGSILYYTDVPDDDDPRWLLKGHVICLPQVIFDSISQLIIVSMQVVHDGGLDTEFVRAELIRKGQFSLEAIKRHCKLDTEVSKNLENKLLIPSGPLVKLLKYLNLLSEITHKDEDGERITYLMPAILNCASQEELTNPPQPDTNNPEPLHITFSFGYVPTGVFCGLITRLVSQGPHGILGLTWELVEDGVKRNCVSFSIDDVHTVTLLSHQNSYEIRISRNDPDTSLHDLCGYVLAAILYTIKCLFQHLVMHIAFQCPCSKACTERSVNHLCALSSKSRIRFICEASKKAVGLKSEQQVWLGKAVDVGQKASLCVLKFARKSVDQFSFDWSKVGDDDTAPVLSKPNTVSFPSVREEDFGHYQCEVKDAAAGKVLLTLYTALYKHQSRSSQEEHPSKNQTTVEIAQRASIVLTGDDIPTICEKLRSASKNWFNFGLALGVNYYEMENIQDRYQDNDRRLMKVVAKRLEVTDPEHPMTWPYICECLRRPTVERNDVGKQIEVLGLCG